In one Bacteroidota bacterium genomic region, the following are encoded:
- a CDS encoding response regulator transcription factor gives MAKKQISILIVDDHQMIRDGIQTMLTAQIGDVNYIIDYSAVTDDALEKTKNKHYDIILLDYNLGGMNGAEVAKQMLTVTPDLKILAVSGYDEYANVKNMVDAGVRGYLLKDIGPAELKKAIETVLNGETYYSYSIIPKLQAPVKSSNDGLSSHKNTKTKRSENAVIPKGIHLTDRERAIIKLLAVKKPYDEIAKELSISKRTVESHRYNMLNKLNVKNTASLITYVNALGLI, from the coding sequence ATGGCAAAAAAACAGATCAGTATCCTTATTGTAGACGACCATCAAATGATAAGAGACGGGATACAAACAATGCTTACCGCTCAGATCGGCGACGTTAATTATATCATTGATTACTCAGCCGTAACCGATGACGCGTTGGAGAAAACAAAAAACAAACATTACGATATTATTCTTCTGGATTACAACTTAGGCGGCATGAATGGAGCTGAGGTCGCGAAACAAATGCTTACGGTAACCCCTGACCTGAAAATACTGGCCGTCTCCGGGTATGATGAATACGCTAATGTTAAAAATATGGTCGATGCCGGAGTGCGTGGTTATTTACTCAAGGATATTGGTCCTGCTGAATTAAAAAAAGCTATTGAAACCGTTTTAAATGGTGAAACATATTACAGCTATTCGATCATCCCTAAGTTGCAGGCCCCTGTTAAAAGCAGTAACGACGGACTCTCTTCGCATAAAAACACTAAAACCAAACGCTCGGAAAATGCAGTAATTCCAAAAGGGATACACTTAACTGACCGGGAAAGAGCTATTATTAAACTTTTAGCGGTTAAAAAACCTTACGACGAGATCGCGAAAGAGCTGAGTATAAGTAAACGAACGGTGGAAAGTCACAGGTATAATATGTTAAACAAGTTAAATGTGAAGAATACCGCTTCCCTTATTACTTACGTGAATGCATTAGGCTTAATTTAA